From Parasteatoda tepidariorum isolate YZ-2023 chromosome 1, CAS_Ptep_4.0, whole genome shotgun sequence, one genomic window encodes:
- the LOC107452648 gene encoding protein lin-9 homolog, translating into MADSLENESVAALLSMKSQARHIPTAPSPVPARRDCSPRIRKRNRLIYNDHEDTSYTLSRSSPRKTVRVSSPVPSTPPQQLPDKRVAQKVGLKLRNLLKLPKAHRFLCCEWFYSNIDQPLFKDSDYYSCLQENFPNLKTRNMTRVEWCKIRRFLGKPRRCSPSFFAEERKSLELKRSKIRQLQLRKNVDLALFKDLPSEIPLPLVIGTKATARVRSPQDGLFYGSIDAVDTSNSTYRITFDRPGLGTFSIPDFEVLSNDPPDMMPIKAFAQKSRPRNLLYSSPRFVPISPWSQSDTDPLLGESSNKEDVSFVEDGTLGGFPKKFLALLVRLTKILAVKKKNLTLLKDMHTEAERSLSRGQPMTFDFQKSYASLVLEFERLNKDLCEYLNNVHTFCQEIAPEQGLQPVLQPSTIKDQCFKEALDYIEQKSLLEDFPVVKNQNILMLIAQLSSLMSQLKHLSTSEYNSFEFKSLSETLTEIQSRLKKQNVPVFKNEVEIHINHIRDGISQMGSLHAFASQNT; encoded by the coding sequence TGTTCCTGCAAGAAGAGATTGTTCACCTAGAATCCGAAAACGTAATCGATTGATATATAACGATCATGAAGATACGTCTTACACTCTCTCAAGATCGTCGCCTAGGAAAACAGTCCGAGTCTCATCTCCAGTACCTTCAACACCTCCACAACAATTACCTGACAAGCGTGTTGCTCAAAAAGTGGGTCTAAAACTTCGAAATCTCTTAAAGTTACCGAAAGCTCATAGATTTTTATGTTGTGAATGGTTTTATTCCAACATAGATCAACCTCTCTTTAAAGATAGCGATTATTACAGTTGTTTGCAAGAGAATTTTCCCAACTTAAAAACTCGCAACATGACTCGTGTTGAGTGGTGCAAGATACGAAGATTCCTTGGAAAGCCTCGGAGATGCTCCCCAAGCTTTTTTGctgaagaaagaaaatcattGGAATTAAAGAGAAGTAAAATTCGACAACTCCAGCTGCGAAAAAATGTTGATTTGGCACTGTTCAAAGATCTTCCATCTGAAATACCTCTACCTCTTGTGATTGGAACAAAAGCAACTGCAAGAGTTCGCAGTCCACAAGATGGACTTTTCTATGGTTCCATAGATGCTGTAGATACTTCCAACTCTACTTATCGCATAACATTTGATAGGCCAGGACTAGGCACCTTTTCTATCCCAGATTTTGAGGTTCTCAGTAATGATCCACCTGATATGATGCCTATCAAAGCATTTGCTCAAAAATCTCGTCCAAGAAACTTGTTATATTCATCTCCTCGCTTCGTCCCAATTTCTCCTTGGTCGCAGTCTGATACAGATCCACTTTTAGGAGAATCTTCAAACAAAGAAGATGTTTCTTTTGTTGAGGATGGAACATTAGGGGGCTTTCCTAAAAAGTTTCTCGCTCTGTTGGTGCGGCTAACAAAAATATTGgctgtgaagaaaaaaaatttgactttattgAAGGATATGCATACTGAAGCTGAACGAAGTCTATCTCGAGGTCAACCCATGACTTTTGACTTTCAGAAATCTTACGCGTCTCTTGTTTTGGAATTTGAGCGTCTAAATAAAGATCTCTGTGAGTATCTAAATAATGTACACACTTTCTGTCAAGAGATAGCTCCTGAACAGGGGTTGCAACCTGTATTACAGCCAAGTACCATTAAAGATCAATGCTTTAAAGAAGCATTGGATTATATTGAGCAAAAGAGCCTTCTAGAAGACTTTCCTGTTGTGAAGAACCAAAATATATTGATGCTTATTGCTCAACTATCTTCTCTTATGTCCCAGTTAAAACACCTCTCTACCAGTGAATATAACTCATTTGAGTTCAAATCTCTTTCAGAAACATTAACTGAAATACAATCTAGACTAAAGAAGCAAAATgttccagtttttaaaaatgaggttGAAATACATATCAATCATATACGAGATGGTATTAGTCAAATGGGCAGTTTGCATGCTTTTGCTTCTCAGAATACGTAA